The nucleotide sequence AAGGAGGCAGTGTTCCCCTTCGCCAAGTTCCCGGGCGTGGACACCATTCTCGGTCCGGAAATGAAGTCCACCGGTGAGGTGATGGGCGTCGGCGACAGCTTCGCCGAAGCCTTCGCCAAGGCTCAGCTTGGAGCGAGCGAGATCCTCCCGACCTCTGGTTGCGCCTTCATCAGCGTGCGCGAGGACGATAAGCCCTTCGTCGAAGACGTGGCCCGTGATCTTATCGGTCTCGGCTTCGAAGTGGTGGCCACCGCCGGTACGGCGCGTATCATCGAGGCCGCTGGTTTGCCGGTGCGCCGCGTGAACAAGGTGACCGAGGGGCGCCCGCACATAGTTGATATGATCAAGAACGAAGAAGTTACCCTGATCATCAACACCACCGAAGGGCGTCAGTCCATCGCTGATTCTTACTCCATTCGTCGTAACGCTCTGCAGCACAAGATCTGCATCACCACCACCATTGCCGGTGGCCAGGCAGTTTGTGAGGCGCTCAAATTCGGTCCTGAGAAGACCGTGCGCCGTCTGCAGGACCTTCATGCAGGAATTGAGACATGACCAAGTATCCAATGACCGTCCAGGGCGCTCGCGCCCTGGAAGAAGAACTCCAGCATCTCACCAAGGTGGTGCGGCCCAAGCTAAGCCACGACATTGGTGTGGCGCGTGAGCTGGGGGACCTCAAGGAGAATGCCGAATACCATGCGGCGCGCGAGCAGCAGGGCATGGTCGAGGCGCGGATCCGCGATATCGAAGGGCGTCTGCAGAATGCGCAGATCATTGACGTCACGGCGATTCCGCACTCCGGAAAGGTAATCTTCGGTACGACGGTCGAAATTGCCAATGTCGAGACTGACGAGCGCGTCACCTACCAGATCGTTGGCGAGGACGAGGCGGAGATCAAGCTGAGCAAGATCTCGGTTAGCTCCCCCATCGCCCGTGCGCTGATCGGCAAGCAGGAAGGTGATGTCGCCGTGGTCAAGACACCAGGCGGATTGGTCGAGTTTGAGATTGTCGAGGTACGCCATCTCTGAGTCGCGTCCCTTGCGTGCCGGCATCATCAGTTGGCGGCTGGCCCAGACTTTCTGGGTCGGCGGGCTCTGGCTACTGCAGTTCGTGATGTTGCCGGCGCTGGACAAAATCGGTCTGGCGCCATTGCTGGTGGCGGAAATCGCCGCCGCACTGAGGCCGTTGATGGTGGGCTTCGCCGCTTTCTGCGCGCTGCTGCAAATCGCCGTGCTGATACAGGCGGCCGGCTTGCGCAGTCTTTGGCGCGACGTACGCGGTCAGTTGCTGTTGGCAGTTGTGCTGCTGGCGGCCAGTTTCTTCGTCGCGGCGCCGTGGCTCGAATCGGCCCGTTGGATGCTGTTCAGCTTTCTGATGATCGGGTTGTGCGGATTGATGCTGGTATTGCAGGAGCCGCCGCGCGCGACGGGCTCCACCAAGGCTCCAGCGGCCTGAGCTACGATCAGCTCTGGTAACGATGCACGTTGGACAATTGCTTGTTGACCTTGGGGTTCTTGCGATAGACCAGCGCCATCTTGCCGATGGTTTGCACCAGTTCGCACTGCCCAATGCGGCACAGTTCGTCGATCAGCGCGCGGCGATCGTCGCGCTCGGTGATGCGTAGCTGTACCTTGATCAGCTCATGATCGGTCAGTGCGCGATCCAGTTCGGCCTGTACGCCTTCGGTCAGTCCGTTTTCGGATACGATCAGCACCGGCTTCAAGTAATGGCCGATGGATTTGTAGTGTTTCTTCTGCTCGTTGGTGAGCGGCATAATTCGACCCTTGCGTCAGAATCCTGAAAAACGGGCGCTAGTGTAACTGAGAGGTACCGAACCGCACAGGAGGTAACGGTGCGCTCGGGGAAGCACGCGTTAGCTGAAGATATTCAGGGATCGCTTTAGGGGAAAGCAGAGTGGCAGTCATTGCTGTCCCAGTACTGAATAGCAAGTTGCTGGAGATCCGGAAAAAGACCTTGTAGTTTCCTGCCTGGCCCCAATATGAGTGGTATGCATGTGGCCGATCAGGCTCGCGAAAGGTTTTTTGCGGCGGCCCGGTGCAGTCGGGCTAAGATGTTTAATACGGCGTTACAGACCGCCCTGCGTGTTCGGCGGGGATGTGTAGTAAGTTAGCCAGAGCAGCCAACAAGGCCGCGATGCGGGCCAACGACAGCAGGTCGTTCCAGAGGGTAATGAATTTGAATGACATGGCAAAAAACCTGATTCTGTGGTTGATCATCGCCGCCGTGCTGGTGACTGTGATGAACAATTTTTCCAGTCCGAGCGAACCACAGACGCTCAACTATTCGCAGTTCCTTGAACAGGTCAAGGAAGGTCGCGTCGAGCGTGTGACCGTCGACGGCTACGTGATCATCGGCAAGCGCAGCGATGGCGAAAGCTTCAAGACGATCCGCCCGGCGATTCAGGACAACGGCCTGATTGGCGATCTGCTCAACAACAACGTGCTGATCGAAGGCAAGCAGCCCGAACAGCAGAGCATCTGGACCCAGTTGCTGGTTGCCAGCTTTCCGATCCTGGTGATCATCGCGGTGTTCATGTTCTTCATGCGCCAGATGCAGGGCGGTGCAGGCGGCAAGGGTGGGCCAATGAGCTTCGGCAAGAGCAAGGCGCGCCTGCTCTCTGAAGATCAGGTCAAGACCACCTTTGCCGATGTAGCCGGTTGCGACGAAGCCAAGGAAGAAGTGACCGAGCTCGTCGAGTTTTTGCGTGATCCGGGCAAGTTCCAGCGCCTCGGCGGTCGTATTCCGCGCGGTGTTTTGATGGTCGGTTCACCGGGTACCGGTAAGACATTGCTGGCCAAGGCCGTTGCGGGTGAGGCCAAGGTGCCGTTCTTCACCATTTCCGGTTCCGACTTCGTCGAGATGTTTGTGGGTGTGGGTGCGAGCCGCGTGCGCGACATGTTCGAGCAGGCCAAGAAGCATGCGCCCTGCATCATTTTCATTGACGAGATCGATGCCGTCGGTCGCCATCGAGGCGCCGGGCTGGGCGGTGGTCACGATGAGCGTGAACAGACCCTCAACCAGTTGCTGGTTGAGATGGACGGTTTCGAAATGAATGACGGCATCATCGTGATTGCCGCTACCAACCGTCCCGACGTGCTTGACCCGGCGCTGCTGCGTCCAGGCCGTTTCGACCGTCAGGTGGTGGTCGGTCTGCCGGATATTCGCGGCCGTGAACAGATCCTCAACGTCCATATGCGCAAGGTTCCGCTGGGTGATAGCGTCGAGCCGGCGTTGATCGCGCGTGGCACCCCGGGCTTCTCCGGTGCCGACTTGGCCAACCTGGTCAACGAGGCGTCGCTCTTCGCGGCTCGTGCCGGAAAGCGCGTGGTCGAGATGAAGGAGTTCGAGCTGGCCAAGGACAAGATCATGATGGGCGCCGAGCGCAAGTCCATGGTCATGTCGGAGAAGGAACGCCTGAATACTGCCTATCACGAAGCGGGCCACGCCATCGTCGGTCGCCTTGTTCCCGAGCATGATCCTGTTTACAAGGTCTCCATCATTCCTCGTGGCAGGGCGCTGGGTGTAACCATGTTCCTGCCTGAAGAAGATCGTTACAGCCTGTCCAAGCGCGCGTTGATCAGTCAGATCTGCTCCCTGTTCGGCGGGCGTATCGCTGAAGAGATGACGCTGGGCTTCGATGGCGTCACTACCGGTGCATCCAACGACATCATGCGTGCGACCCAGTTGGCGCGGAACATGGTTACCAAGTGGGGGCTGTCCGAGAAGCTCGGTCCATTGATGTACGCGGAGGAGGAGGGTG is from Pseudomonas saudiphocaensis and encodes:
- the greA gene encoding transcription elongation factor GreA; the encoded protein is MTKYPMTVQGARALEEELQHLTKVVRPKLSHDIGVARELGDLKENAEYHAAREQQGMVEARIRDIEGRLQNAQIIDVTAIPHSGKVIFGTTVEIANVETDERVTYQIVGEDEAEIKLSKISVSSPIARALIGKQEGDVAVVKTPGGLVEFEIVEVRHL
- a CDS encoding YhbY family RNA-binding protein, translated to MPLTNEQKKHYKSIGHYLKPVLIVSENGLTEGVQAELDRALTDHELIKVQLRITERDDRRALIDELCRIGQCELVQTIGKMALVYRKNPKVNKQLSNVHRYQS
- the ftsH gene encoding ATP-dependent zinc metalloprotease FtsH; the protein is MAKNLILWLIIAAVLVTVMNNFSSPSEPQTLNYSQFLEQVKEGRVERVTVDGYVIIGKRSDGESFKTIRPAIQDNGLIGDLLNNNVLIEGKQPEQQSIWTQLLVASFPILVIIAVFMFFMRQMQGGAGGKGGPMSFGKSKARLLSEDQVKTTFADVAGCDEAKEEVTELVEFLRDPGKFQRLGGRIPRGVLMVGSPGTGKTLLAKAVAGEAKVPFFTISGSDFVEMFVGVGASRVRDMFEQAKKHAPCIIFIDEIDAVGRHRGAGLGGGHDEREQTLNQLLVEMDGFEMNDGIIVIAATNRPDVLDPALLRPGRFDRQVVVGLPDIRGREQILNVHMRKVPLGDSVEPALIARGTPGFSGADLANLVNEASLFAARAGKRVVEMKEFELAKDKIMMGAERKSMVMSEKERLNTAYHEAGHAIVGRLVPEHDPVYKVSIIPRGRALGVTMFLPEEDRYSLSKRALISQICSLFGGRIAEEMTLGFDGVTTGASNDIMRATQLARNMVTKWGLSEKLGPLMYAEEEGEVFLGRSAGSQHTNVSGDTAKLIDLEVRSIIDHCYGTAKQILADNRDKLDLMAEALMKYETIDAEQIDDIMNGRMPREPRDWQGGSGSAGMPVQPEGDLPQTPIGGPAGEH